From a region of the Armatimonadota bacterium genome:
- the secE gene encoding preprotein translocase subunit SecE, whose protein sequence is MARVSDLLRRQDRPAARVAPRRGPSVAERIGRYFREIRAELNRVTWPTRQELIASTLVVIVVVTIMALYLGAWDAVFTWLFQRVLVR, encoded by the coding sequence ATGGCCCGGGTCAGCGACTTGCTCAGACGGCAGGACAGACCGGCAGCGAGGGTTGCCCCTCGCCGCGGGCCTTCGGTGGCCGAACGGATCGGCCGGTATTTCCGGGAGATCCGTGCCGAACTGAACCGGGTGACCTGGCCGACCCGCCAGGAGCTGATCGCGTCCACGTTGGTCGTGATCGTCGTGGTCACGATCATGGCGCTGTACCTCGGCGCGTGGGACGCTGTCTTCACCTGGCTGTTCCAGAGAGTGCTCGTCCGCTAG